One genomic window of Desmospora activa DSM 45169 includes the following:
- a CDS encoding ABC transporter ATP-binding protein, with amino-acid sequence MITVEGLSKRYPLGERPAVDKVDIHVRQGEFVAVMGPSGSGKSTLLNLIGGLDVPDHGKISVDGLSLHNLSEKRRTLIRRRKIGYIFQNYQLLSELNVKENIAFPMAMDRCPREEIQMRVQQLIHALDLKGKENSFPAELSGGQQQRVAIARALAMQPRVILADEPTGNLDRRRSYEVLEILSRLHREERLTIIMVTHDLSVAGCAERVLLFKDGRIESDIRQTEVNLQRALEDFLAELQA; translated from the coding sequence TTGATTACGGTAGAGGGATTAAGTAAAAGGTATCCACTTGGAGAAAGACCAGCGGTGGATAAAGTGGATATACACGTAAGGCAAGGAGAGTTTGTGGCCGTTATGGGACCTAGCGGATCCGGAAAAAGTACACTGTTAAACTTGATAGGGGGGCTGGATGTTCCGGATCACGGCAAAATTAGCGTGGACGGGCTGTCTCTACACAACTTGTCGGAAAAGCGGCGAACGTTGATCAGACGGAGAAAAATCGGATATATATTTCAAAATTATCAATTATTGTCTGAGTTGAATGTGAAGGAAAATATCGCTTTTCCTATGGCTATGGACCGTTGTCCACGAGAGGAAATCCAGATGCGCGTCCAACAATTGATCCATGCACTGGATCTAAAAGGGAAAGAAAATTCTTTTCCGGCGGAACTCTCGGGTGGGCAGCAACAACGGGTAGCTATCGCCCGCGCCTTGGCCATGCAACCCAGGGTAATTCTGGCCGATGAACCCACAGGAAACTTGGATCGCCGTCGTAGCTACGAAGTGCTGGAGATCTTATCGCGGCTTCACCGGGAAGAGCGACTAACCATCATCATGGTAACCCATGATCTGTCCGTTGCCGGTTGTGCAGAGAGAGTTCTTCTGTTTAAAGATGGTCGCATCGAATCGGACATCCGGCAGACGGAGGTGAATTTACAGCGTGCTCTTGAAGATTTCCTGGCAGAACTTCAGGCGTAA
- a CDS encoding non-ribosomal peptide synthetase translates to MKTSRKSGYEVIEVVEFNDYYPASSQQRRLYALQRLEEESTAYNMPHMMVIEGDLDRIRMKEAFKAVVQRHDSLRTSFEMVNGEPVQRIHPKTPLPLQFEQGSEVEVLHKADKFVRPFDLEEAPLWRVQVVQTGPLQHVLMIDMHHIISDRVSVSLLVREFQTLYEGKDLPELRIQYKDFVAWQQKRMDSDEMKEQEKYWMKVYKEEIPALNLPTDHPKPSRMGYEGKSLRFKLEPELTEALYRFSAEQGVTLYMTLLAVYNVLLYKYTGQEDIVVGSPMAGRKNLDLENVIGTFANTLGIRNHPQGDKKFTEFLIEVKERTLQAYENQDYPLEQLVDRLGIQWDLSRHSLFNTVFVLQNIQDEVGMGSNLEVGGLRFTEWEREQTRVKFDWEVTVLKDRDQLRVQWDYSTQLFNCDTMNRLKKQFIHLLWNISKNPKQKLKSIEVISENEKEQLAEFNQTKVPYPKEKTVHRLFEEMANRYPDRVAAVAENGEVTYQELNGRANRIARGLREAGLQTGEVVGIVAERSLEMMAGILAVLKAGGAYLPIDPKAPESRVSYMLENSGARLALTQQRFVQKVSVVERVLELEEERWTSGDDSDLDVNGVDDPGNLAYVIYTSGSTGKPKGVMVEHRSVINRVNWMVRQYEIDETDVLLQKTPYVFDVSVWELFLWFFVGGRICFLAAEEEKNPEAVVRAVERYGVTLIHFVPSMFTMFLNEVRQHGRLEQLVSLRRVFTSGEALHAEQVEQHNATLGRANGTRLHNLYGPTEATVDVTYYDCPVTESPRTVPIGRPIDNIRLYIVGDDGHLQPIGVPGELCIAGVGLARGYINNPALTAEKFVPNPFESRGRMYRTGDRARWLADGNIEFLGRLDYQVKIRGYRIELGEVESALLEHEGVQESVVTGWKRPDGEPYLCAYIVGRKGLTTPELRKHLSEILPEYMIPARFMFLKFLPLNTNGKVDRKALPEPVGYKPSENYVPPTHPVDAKLAGIWAEVLGVEQVGIYDNFLDLGGHSLLGVQVTTKARQHFGIHIPIQWIFDYPVLRDWAKEIKKQQSVGKAVKRPSLQSLARRNQSIPLSFSQQGLWFIEQLEPGSPLYNVPRLYRLAGELNRDAAEKSFFALANRHEILRVTFQEKEGMPAQIVNSSLPAVTFHEMSEQEAKRQIDIEARVPFDLEKGPLLRVDFFSLDSKNHLMLINMHHLICDLWSMGILIKEWLSFYQAYQTGQSAAMESLPVQFTDYACLEKDLLTSGEMERQLDFWKNKLGGELPTLTLFPNQSHRVSRSSHGKEERFRIPSDVVDKLQGIGGRQNATLYMTVMAAFQALLHRYSQQNDIVVGTPVAGRMDAEKENLIGCFVNTVVVRTDLSGEPTFNTLLDRVKSEFLQAFNHQDVPFEKVVRALRPDRDQSHSPLFQVMLSFQSRPYSPKGIPELEIKGDKYIHTGTSKFDLTLYIELEEDGWIGYWEYRTDRFEEDAVKRMSNHFLNLLKAIADDPDQPINRMDMLTDTEKRQLLDEWNDTDVSYPSDKCLHELFQKQADLTPDAVAAIYKNKEITYGQLEQESNRLAHFLRERGIREDTCVGVYMDRSLELVTALLGILKAGGAFLPLDTEAPKSRVMKILQDAKAPLCLTQEHLAKGLDIESSVVFVSLDKEKDELKKYPVSRVQSQVSPDHLVSVYYTSGSTGQPKGVASTHRGWVNRMHWMQRQHQLQPGESVLQKTTLTFDDAAVEFFWPLMVGGRIALIEPGMHRDPRAILDAGVDYKVSVIQFVPSMLGMVIDTITEEDKQSLNCLRVVISSGEALHGDLVKRFLQHMPGKLFNTWGATEVSIDSTMHACSEKDVQDAVVSVGRPIDNNQVYILDRNLQPVPLGVAGDLYIGGIGVARGYLNQPERTKHAFMDHPFRPGLRLYRTGDRGCFKKDGAIVFLGREDNQVKIRGMRVETGEIENTLLEHEAVKEAVVILREDQSVKRLVAYLVSTDNTLLDTGELRMYLQNKLPEYMIPAYYIVLDRIPLNANGKVERSALPAPDSSHLALQEDFVEARTDTEKTLAKIWSELLGLDRVGVHDHFFKLGGHSLLAVQVISRIFDETRARIPLRFIFEKPTIEDLAVCIDQKKGRDDDQKGIEPTNQTTHLPLSFAQQRLWFLHQLNPESSVYNMPKCYIVRGTLDLEAIQKSLKQLIERHPTLRTVFESNGEGYPVQSVLTQWELPFEYKDLSHLPSEENEELVQEIFRREARRPFHLSEGPLFRVQLIRCHEQEHRLIFNMHHIISDGWSIGIMIREISEIYTKICAGVTVELQPLPVQYADYALWQKELLTDESLKEPLAYWKRQLGGEIPSLQLPMDTSSESRNQGNNRITYRLSEDLVKRLKDIGHKEEATLFMTLLAAFKVLLHRMTDQDDILIGTPIVNRNRKELEYLIGLFLNTLVLRTDLSGNPSFMEQLRRVRQTSMDAYSYQEAPFERVVEEVQPERSLNRNPLFDVMINYITKEEVDDHLWNIPGADVEEQDFLEFESKFLMTLYIFEKEQGLQLDLVYRSDKFSDIRMKEILNQYHSLLNQIVQDPQREIHSYSLLTQEAEQMLPDPEAPIKEVDLKPVTKMFERQVASSPKHVAIIRGKDRWTYSQLKKYSDHLAWKLHKEGVQKGQIVAVTGGKSFKLIAGILAVWKIGGVFLPIDENLPLKRKKQLLTEAGADVLLDLSENGLPDDETPAIQVFCPEENESDNLYSPDFEGLSDHPQLEDPAYIYFTSGTTGRPKGILGKHKGLSHFLDWQKKEFQIQPNDRFAQLTHISFDAFLRDVFLPLVCGASVCLPEEPVNYEADHILPWLQQENISVLHLVPSLIQSWLTDRVRPTSLPSLRYVFFSGEALTSSLIQRWRSKFSSNIQLINLYGPTETTMVKCFSRVPPIPLAGAQPLQHPMPQTQVLILNRKDSLCGIGEVGEVVIRTPYRTKGYINDPQKNEDSFIRNPFTGLEEDLLYRTGDLGRYRPDGSLEILGRRDHQVKIRGVRLDLNEVVSTLHQHPKVAFCAVKLWENDGEPFLAAYVIPAEDHFDETALRSYLGNLLPAAMIPSVFLCLDHMPVTASGKVDYRRLPEPKRKISHTREHKTFSTPEEKMLSEIWSDVLRKENISVDDNFFELGGHSLMALQIISRIKNIFGIHLPLKCIFEAPTISGLAAMIQEREENPKPSPPESEIKALRREQYQKSILVKK, encoded by the coding sequence ATGAAGACTTCACGGAAGAGTGGATATGAAGTGATTGAAGTCGTTGAATTTAATGACTATTATCCTGCTTCTTCCCAACAAAGACGGTTGTACGCTCTACAGCGTTTGGAGGAGGAAAGTACAGCGTACAACATGCCACATATGATGGTTATCGAGGGAGACTTGGACCGAATTCGGATGAAAGAAGCTTTTAAAGCTGTAGTCCAACGGCATGATTCACTACGAACGTCCTTTGAGATGGTTAACGGGGAGCCGGTGCAACGAATTCATCCTAAAACTCCCCTCCCTCTTCAATTTGAACAGGGGAGTGAGGTAGAGGTTTTACATAAGGCTGATAAGTTTGTCCGTCCTTTTGATTTAGAAGAGGCACCGTTGTGGAGGGTGCAGGTGGTTCAGACTGGTCCTCTTCAACATGTCCTGATGATCGATATGCATCATATTATATCCGACAGGGTGTCGGTGAGTTTGTTGGTTCGCGAATTTCAAACATTGTATGAAGGGAAAGATTTGCCGGAGTTACGGATTCAGTACAAAGATTTTGTTGCTTGGCAGCAAAAACGTATGGATTCAGACGAAATGAAGGAGCAGGAAAAATATTGGATGAAGGTTTATAAGGAAGAGATACCAGCACTAAATTTACCCACTGATCATCCAAAGCCTTCCCGGATGGGATATGAAGGGAAATCGCTCCGCTTCAAGTTAGAACCGGAGTTGACGGAAGCGCTGTATCGTTTCTCCGCTGAACAAGGAGTAACCCTGTATATGACGCTCTTGGCAGTATATAACGTATTGCTGTATAAGTACACGGGCCAAGAGGATATCGTGGTGGGTTCGCCGATGGCTGGTCGGAAAAACCTAGACTTGGAAAATGTGATCGGTACGTTTGCCAATACTTTGGGTATTCGGAATCATCCACAAGGGGACAAAAAATTTACGGAGTTTTTGATTGAAGTAAAAGAACGGACATTACAGGCGTACGAGAATCAAGACTATCCTTTGGAGCAATTGGTGGATCGACTGGGAATCCAGTGGGACTTAAGTCGCCACTCGTTATTCAATACCGTGTTTGTGTTGCAGAATATACAGGATGAAGTGGGGATGGGTTCAAACCTGGAAGTGGGTGGATTACGGTTTACGGAATGGGAGAGGGAACAGACTAGAGTGAAGTTTGACTGGGAAGTTACTGTATTGAAAGATAGGGATCAATTGAGGGTGCAGTGGGATTATTCTACTCAGTTATTTAATTGTGATACGATGAACCGACTAAAAAAACAATTTATACACTTACTATGGAATATATCGAAAAATCCCAAGCAAAAGTTAAAGAGCATTGAGGTGATTTCCGAAAATGAGAAGGAGCAGCTAGCTGAATTCAACCAAACGAAGGTACCATATCCAAAAGAGAAGACGGTTCACCGATTATTTGAAGAGATGGCCAACCGTTATCCGGATCGGGTGGCAGCGGTTGCGGAAAACGGTGAGGTAACCTACCAAGAGTTAAATGGAAGGGCCAACCGGATTGCCAGAGGGTTACGGGAAGCTGGACTGCAAACGGGAGAAGTAGTGGGGATCGTTGCAGAGCGCTCACTAGAGATGATGGCGGGGATTTTAGCAGTATTGAAGGCAGGGGGGGCCTATCTGCCGATTGATCCGAAAGCCCCGGAGAGTCGTGTTTCCTACATGCTGGAGAATAGTGGGGCGCGATTGGCTCTCACTCAACAACGATTTGTACAGAAAGTGTCTGTCGTGGAACGGGTGTTGGAGTTAGAGGAGGAAAGATGGACCAGCGGGGATGACTCTGACCTGGATGTGAACGGAGTCGACGATCCCGGTAATTTGGCTTACGTCATCTATACATCCGGTTCAACAGGTAAACCGAAGGGGGTTATGGTGGAGCATAGGTCAGTCATAAACCGGGTCAACTGGATGGTCCGGCAATATGAAATTGATGAAACGGATGTTTTGTTGCAAAAAACACCCTATGTATTTGATGTATCTGTTTGGGAATTGTTTTTGTGGTTTTTTGTCGGTGGCAGAATCTGTTTCCTTGCAGCAGAGGAGGAAAAGAACCCGGAGGCCGTTGTTCGGGCGGTGGAACGTTACGGTGTGACGTTGATTCACTTTGTTCCGTCGATGTTTACGATGTTTCTCAATGAGGTAAGGCAACACGGTAGGTTGGAGCAGCTGGTCAGCTTACGCCGTGTGTTTACCAGCGGAGAAGCATTGCATGCTGAACAGGTGGAGCAGCATAACGCAACACTGGGGAGAGCAAACGGGACCCGATTGCACAATTTATACGGTCCGACCGAGGCGACGGTTGATGTGACCTATTACGATTGTCCGGTGACGGAAAGCCCCCGAACGGTGCCTATTGGAAGACCGATTGACAATATTCGTCTCTATATTGTAGGCGATGATGGTCATTTGCAACCGATTGGGGTGCCAGGAGAGCTTTGCATTGCAGGTGTCGGGTTGGCACGGGGATATATCAACAATCCTGCGTTGACGGCGGAGAAGTTTGTGCCAAATCCTTTTGAGTCTAGAGGAAGAATGTACCGAACCGGAGATCGTGCCCGTTGGCTGGCGGATGGGAACATCGAATTTTTGGGACGGTTGGATTACCAGGTGAAGATCCGGGGGTACCGAATCGAGCTCGGAGAGGTCGAGTCGGCCCTGCTGGAGCATGAGGGTGTACAGGAGAGCGTGGTAACAGGGTGGAAGCGTCCGGACGGAGAACCGTATCTGTGTGCATACATCGTCGGCAGGAAAGGATTGACGACACCCGAACTGAGAAAACATTTGAGTGAGATATTGCCGGAGTACATGATTCCAGCACGATTTATGTTTCTGAAGTTTTTGCCTCTGAACACCAATGGAAAAGTAGACCGCAAGGCGCTGCCTGAACCGGTAGGATATAAACCGAGTGAAAATTATGTTCCGCCGACTCATCCGGTAGATGCGAAATTGGCCGGAATTTGGGCTGAAGTTTTAGGCGTTGAACAAGTTGGAATTTACGACAACTTTCTCGATTTGGGAGGACATTCGTTGTTGGGGGTTCAAGTGACCACCAAAGCCCGTCAACATTTCGGAATTCATATTCCGATCCAATGGATATTTGACTATCCAGTCCTGCGGGATTGGGCAAAGGAGATCAAGAAACAACAAAGTGTTGGGAAAGCCGTCAAACGACCCTCCCTGCAATCACTTGCTCGCAGGAATCAGTCGATCCCTCTGTCTTTCTCACAACAAGGTTTGTGGTTTATTGAACAATTGGAGCCGGGGTCACCGCTCTATAATGTTCCACGCCTTTATCGTCTGGCAGGCGAGTTGAATCGTGATGCGGCCGAAAAAAGCTTCTTTGCACTGGCTAATCGGCATGAAATTCTTCGTGTCACCTTTCAAGAGAAAGAGGGTATGCCCGCTCAAATCGTCAATTCTTCGCTCCCAGCAGTTACTTTCCATGAGATGTCGGAACAGGAAGCAAAGCGACAAATTGATATAGAGGCACGGGTGCCTTTCGATTTGGAAAAAGGCCCACTGTTGCGGGTTGATTTTTTCTCATTGGATAGCAAAAATCATCTGATGCTTATCAATATGCATCATTTAATCTGTGACTTATGGTCCATGGGTATCTTAATCAAGGAATGGTTGAGTTTTTATCAGGCGTACCAGACCGGCCAATCTGCTGCCATGGAATCACTACCTGTTCAGTTTACCGATTATGCCTGTTTGGAAAAGGATTTGCTCACTTCCGGCGAGATGGAGCGACAATTGGATTTCTGGAAGAATAAGTTGGGCGGAGAGTTACCCACCCTCACACTATTTCCGAACCAATCCCATCGTGTTTCTCGTTCTTCCCATGGAAAGGAAGAACGATTCCGAATTCCGTCGGATGTGGTTGATAAGCTGCAGGGTATCGGCGGACGGCAGAATGCAACATTGTACATGACCGTGATGGCCGCTTTTCAAGCCCTTTTACATCGGTATTCCCAACAGAATGACATTGTGGTGGGAACCCCTGTTGCTGGGAGAATGGATGCGGAAAAAGAGAATTTGATCGGATGCTTTGTCAACACGGTCGTCGTTCGTACGGACCTTTCCGGTGAACCTACGTTTAATACCCTATTGGACAGAGTAAAATCGGAGTTTTTACAAGCCTTTAATCACCAAGATGTTCCCTTTGAAAAGGTTGTACGAGCATTACGCCCGGATCGGGACCAAAGTCATTCTCCTTTGTTTCAAGTGATGCTTTCCTTCCAAAGTCGCCCCTATTCTCCTAAGGGAATACCGGAACTTGAAATAAAAGGGGATAAATACATTCACACGGGTACTTCAAAATTTGATTTGACGCTTTATATCGAGCTAGAAGAGGATGGATGGATCGGCTATTGGGAATATCGTACAGATCGGTTTGAAGAAGATGCGGTTAAACGGATGTCCAATCACTTTCTCAACCTTCTCAAGGCGATCGCAGATGATCCGGATCAACCGATCAATCGGATGGATATGCTCACGGATACTGAAAAACGGCAACTTCTTGATGAGTGGAACGATACAGATGTATCCTATCCGTCGGATAAGTGCTTACATGAACTATTTCAAAAACAGGCGGATTTGACACCGGATGCAGTAGCCGCCATCTACAAAAATAAGGAAATTACCTATGGCCAGTTGGAGCAAGAGTCGAATCGTCTGGCACATTTCCTGCGGGAACGGGGGATACGGGAAGATACTTGTGTAGGTGTATACATGGATCGTTCCCTTGAACTGGTGACAGCACTGCTGGGTATTCTCAAAGCGGGTGGCGCGTTCCTGCCCTTGGATACCGAAGCGCCGAAATCCAGGGTGATGAAAATCTTGCAGGATGCCAAGGCTCCACTTTGTTTGACACAGGAGCATTTGGCCAAGGGATTAGATATCGAATCTTCGGTTGTATTTGTTTCTCTGGATAAAGAAAAGGATGAACTGAAGAAATATCCGGTTTCTCGGGTTCAGTCACAAGTTTCTCCTGATCATTTAGTTTCCGTTTACTATACTTCAGGTTCCACCGGTCAACCAAAGGGAGTCGCGAGTACTCACAGGGGCTGGGTCAATCGGATGCATTGGATGCAACGGCAACACCAGCTACAACCTGGTGAGTCGGTCTTGCAAAAGACCACACTAACGTTTGATGATGCTGCCGTTGAATTTTTTTGGCCATTAATGGTCGGCGGCCGCATTGCACTGATTGAACCGGGCATGCACCGAGATCCCCGTGCAATTCTGGATGCAGGAGTCGATTACAAGGTTTCTGTCATACAATTTGTCCCCAGCATGCTGGGAATGGTAATCGATACAATTACAGAGGAAGACAAACAGTCGCTAAATTGCCTTAGAGTGGTGATTTCCAGCGGGGAAGCCCTCCATGGGGATCTAGTGAAACGATTCTTACAACACATGCCGGGAAAACTGTTTAATACTTGGGGTGCAACGGAGGTTTCGATTGACTCTACCATGCATGCTTGTTCGGAAAAAGATGTTCAGGATGCTGTCGTATCGGTTGGGCGCCCCATTGACAATAACCAAGTCTATATTTTGGATCGAAATCTACAACCGGTTCCCCTCGGTGTGGCCGGGGATCTTTATATCGGTGGAATCGGAGTGGCTCGCGGATATCTGAATCAGCCGGAACGAACAAAACACGCTTTTATGGATCATCCGTTCCGTCCGGGTCTTCGGTTGTACCGAACAGGTGACCGTGGCTGCTTTAAGAAGGACGGTGCGATTGTTTTCCTAGGCCGAGAAGACAATCAAGTTAAAATCAGGGGCATGCGTGTAGAAACTGGGGAAATCGAAAACACGCTTCTTGAACATGAGGCAGTCAAGGAAGCCGTAGTCATTCTACGGGAAGATCAATCCGTTAAGAGATTGGTTGCTTATCTTGTCAGCACCGACAATACGCTGTTGGATACCGGTGAGTTGCGGATGTATCTTCAGAACAAGCTCCCAGAATATATGATACCCGCATACTACATTGTTCTGGATCGCATCCCGTTAAATGCCAATGGAAAAGTGGAACGTTCTGCTCTTCCAGCACCAGATTCCTCCCATCTAGCTTTACAAGAGGATTTTGTTGAGGCGAGAACGGATACGGAGAAAACGCTGGCGAAGATCTGGTCTGAATTGCTCGGGTTAGACAGAGTTGGAGTACATGATCATTTCTTCAAATTAGGCGGCCATTCACTGCTGGCTGTCCAGGTGATTTCCCGTATTTTCGATGAAACAAGGGCCAGGATTCCACTCCGATTCATCTTTGAGAAACCCACCATTGAAGATCTTGCTGTCTGTATCGATCAAAAAAAGGGGAGGGATGACGACCAAAAAGGTATTGAACCGACGAATCAAACCACCCACTTGCCCCTTTCCTTTGCACAGCAACGACTGTGGTTTTTACATCAGCTCAACCCGGAAAGTTCGGTTTACAATATGCCGAAATGTTATATCGTTCGCGGTACATTGGATTTGGAGGCGATACAAAAGAGTTTGAAGCAGTTGATCGAACGGCATCCGACCTTACGTACGGTATTTGAATCAAATGGGGAAGGATATCCGGTTCAATCCGTTCTGACGCAATGGGAGTTGCCTTTTGAGTACAAGGATTTATCTCACCTCCCATCGGAGGAAAACGAAGAATTGGTACAGGAAATTTTTCGCAGAGAAGCCCGTCGTCCCTTCCATTTGAGTGAGGGTCCATTATTCCGGGTGCAGTTGATTCGTTGTCATGAGCAAGAGCATCGTCTGATCTTCAATATGCACCATATTATTTCCGACGGTTGGTCTATCGGCATCATGATTCGGGAGATATCGGAAATTTACACGAAAATATGCGCTGGAGTAACTGTAGAGTTACAGCCTCTTCCTGTTCAGTATGCTGATTATGCTCTCTGGCAGAAAGAACTTCTCACAGACGAATCGTTAAAAGAACCGTTGGCTTACTGGAAAAGGCAGTTGGGCGGGGAAATCCCTTCGTTACAGTTGCCCATGGACACGAGCAGTGAGTCGCGGAATCAGGGGAACAACCGAATCACATATCGTTTATCGGAAGACTTGGTAAAGCGGTTGAAAGATATCGGCCACAAAGAAGAGGCTACTCTGTTTATGACGCTACTGGCAGCATTTAAAGTTTTGTTACACCGAATGACCGATCAGGATGATATTCTGATCGGGACGCCAATTGTCAACCGGAACCGAAAAGAATTGGAATATCTGATTGGACTGTTCCTCAATACATTGGTATTGCGGACGGATCTGTCCGGTAATCCGTCCTTCATGGAACAACTGCGACGGGTACGCCAAACATCCATGGATGCTTATTCCTATCAGGAGGCTCCCTTTGAGCGAGTGGTGGAGGAAGTCCAACCGGAACGTTCGTTGAACCGGAACCCCTTGTTTGATGTAATGATCAACTATATCACCAAAGAAGAGGTCGATGATCATCTCTGGAACATTCCCGGAGCGGATGTGGAAGAGCAAGACTTTCTTGAATTTGAATCCAAGTTCTTGATGACTCTCTATATCTTTGAAAAAGAGCAGGGATTACAGCTGGATCTGGTCTATCGATCGGACAAATTTTCTGATATACGAATGAAAGAAATATTGAACCAGTATCACAGTCTGTTGAATCAAATCGTCCAGGATCCGCAACGGGAAATACATTCCTATTCCTTGTTAACCCAGGAAGCTGAACAAATGTTGCCGGACCCTGAAGCACCGATAAAAGAAGTCGATCTAAAACCGGTGACGAAGATGTTTGAACGCCAAGTGGCAAGTTCACCTAAACACGTCGCCATCATTCGAGGGAAAGATCGATGGACTTACAGCCAGCTGAAAAAATACTCTGATCATCTAGCTTGGAAGCTTCACAAAGAAGGAGTACAAAAAGGTCAAATTGTAGCTGTAACTGGTGGGAAAAGCTTTAAATTGATTGCGGGTATTTTGGCAGTCTGGAAAATTGGGGGCGTATTTTTACCCATTGACGAAAATCTGCCTTTGAAACGGAAAAAACAGCTATTAACGGAAGCGGGCGCCGATGTGTTATTGGATTTGTCGGAAAACGGATTGCCTGATGATGAGACACCCGCTATTCAGGTGTTCTGTCCGGAGGAAAATGAGAGTGATAATCTTTATTCTCCTGATTTTGAAGGGTTGAGCGATCATCCGCAACTGGAGGATCCGGCCTATATCTACTTTACTTCTGGAACCACGGGACGACCGAAAGGGATTCTAGGGAAACATAAAGGGTTAAGTCATTTCCTCGACTGGCAGAAAAAAGAGTTCCAAATTCAGCCGAATGACCGTTTTGCTCAATTAACGCATATCTCCTTTGATGCATTTTTGCGGGATGTGTTTTTGCCGCTAGTCTGCGGAGCATCCGTATGTTTGCCGGAGGAACCGGTCAATTATGAAGCTGATCACATTTTGCCCTGGTTACAGCAGGAAAATATCAGTGTATTGCATCTCGTTCCTTCTTTAATTCAGTCTTGGCTGACTGACAGAGTACGACCAACATCATTACCATCACTGCGCTATGTCTTCTTTTCAGGGGAAGCACTGACCTCCTCCTTGATTCAGCGTTGGCGCAGTAAATTCTCGTCGAACATTCAGTTGATCAACCTTTACGGCCCGACGGAAACGACTATGGTGAAATGTTTCAGCCGTGTACCCCCGATCCCTTTGGCTGGTGCTCAACCGTTGCAGCATCCAATGCCTCAAACGCAAGTCCTGATCCTAAACCGGAAAGATAGTTTATGCGGGATCGGTGAAGTGGGAGAAGTGGTTATTCGTACGCCTTACCGAACCAAAGGTTATATCAACGACCCGCAGAAAAATGAAGATTCATTTATTCGGAACCCGTTTACGGGTCTGGAGGAGGACTTGTTGTACAGGACGGGAGACCTGGGAAGGTACAGACCGGATGGTTCCTTGGAGATCTTGGGGCGCCGAGACCACCAAGTAAAGATTCGGGGGGTTCGGTTGGATTTAAACGAGGTAGTTTCAACTTTACATCAGCACCCGAAGGTTGCCTTTTGTGCTGTAAAACTTTGGGAAAACGATGGGGAACCTTTTCTTGCAGCCTATGTCATCCCTGCTGAAGATCATTTTGATGAAACCGCCCTTCGGAGTTATCTTGGCAATCTCCTTCCGGCGGCGATGATTCCTTCCGTCTTCCTCTGTCTGGACCACATGCCGGTGACGGCCAGTGGGAAAGTGGACTACCGCCGGTTGCCAGAACCCAAAAGGAAAATCAGTCATACTCGTGAACACAAAACTTTTTCCACACCAGAGGAGAAAATGTTGTCAGAGATTTGGTCTGATGTTCTTCGGAAAGAGAATATCAGTGTCGATGACAATTTCTTTGAACTTGGTGGTCATTCGTTAATGGCATTACAGATCATATCGCGAATTAAAAATATCTTTGGCATCCATTTGCCGCTCAAGTGTATTTTTGAAGCTCCGACGATTTCCGGCTTGGCCGCTATGATTCAAGAGAGAGAGGAAAATCCCAAGCCGTCCCCTCCTGAATCGGAAATAAAGGCACTCCGCCGGGAGCAGTATCAAAAGAGTATTTTGGTCAAAAAATAA
- a CDS encoding GNAT family N-acetyltransferase, with protein MKGHMVQIAPLEEEDFKLMSQWLRPSAASALGSGKQDFFRADQLKEEITNDSTTNYVTILTHDGEKIGFVSWKKLQYEGSYELGGIVGDHKLWDSGCGAEASVLVMDHLFQYKNAHRIQFITGLFNKRTMNMLMKNKKVVMEGILRDYNFVDGQYYDAVVWSVLRDEYYAIDEFGQPTTMIPEQEKKQIEEEFHKFLQENWNSQIYNRLVQARR; from the coding sequence ATGAAAGGACATATGGTTCAGATTGCTCCTCTTGAGGAGGAAGATTTCAAACTTATGTCTCAATGGTTGCGGCCATCCGCGGCCAGTGCTCTGGGGAGTGGGAAACAGGATTTTTTCAGAGCGGATCAATTGAAGGAAGAAATTACGAATGACTCAACGACTAACTATGTTACGATTCTCACTCATGATGGGGAAAAGATAGGCTTTGTATCATGGAAAAAACTACAATATGAAGGCAGCTATGAGTTGGGCGGAATTGTAGGAGATCATAAGCTCTGGGATTCCGGTTGTGGAGCAGAGGCATCGGTACTGGTAATGGATCATCTATTTCAATATAAAAACGCGCATCGAATTCAATTTATTACCGGATTATTCAACAAACGAACAATGAATATGTTAATGAAAAATAAAAAGGTTGTGATGGAAGGAATTTTAAGAGATTACAATTTCGTAGACGGACAGTATTATGATGCTGTGGTATGGTCAGTGCTAAGAGATGAATATTACGCTATTGATGAGTTTGGCCAGCCTACAACAATGATACCTGAACAGGAAAAGAAGCAAATTGAAGAGGAGTTTCATAAATTTTTGCAGGAAAATTGGAACTCTCAAATATATAACCGATTAGTACAGGCAAGGAGGTGA